GGAGTGAGGTTGCCTGCTGAGTGGGAAAATTATCACCCTGACAGCTAGGAACTTACAGTGGGGCTTTGAACACAGGTGGCTTAAAACATTTATGTTGAATAAGTACATTGAGTGGATTGAAACTTCCACTTCTGGGACATTTCCTTACAGGGAATCATGGAGCCAGAATCTGGTACCAACAGGACAACTGTTACCGAGTTCATTCTTCTTGGCCTCTTGGAAATGGAAAAGCTGCAGCCTGTGGTCTTTGTTCTCTTCCTCTTTGCCTACCTGGTCACGGTCGGGGGCAACCTCAGCATCCTGGCAGCCATCTTGGTGGAACCCAAactccacacccccatgtacttcttcctgggGAACCTATCAGTGCTGGACGTTGGGTGCATCACTGTCACTGTTCCTGCAATGCTGGCTCATCTACTGACCCACAAGCATACAATTCCCTATGcagcctgcctctcccagcttttCTTCTTCCACCTTCTGGCTGGGATGGACTGCTTCTTGTTGACAGCCATGGCCTATGACCTATTCCTGGCCATCTGTCGGCCTCTCACCTACAGCATCCGCATGAGTCAGACGGTCCAATGGATATTGGTGGCTGTGTCCTGGGTTTGTGCCTTCACCAATGCACTGACCCACACTGTAGCCCTAACTACCCTTAACTTCTGTGGTCCCAGTGAGGTCAACCACTTCTACTGTGACCTCCCACAGCTCTTCCAGCTCTCCTGCTCCAGCACCCAACTCAATAAGCAGCTGCTCTTCGGTGTGGGTTTCATAATGGCAGGTGAACCTGTGGTTCTCATCATCACCTCCTACATCCACGTGGCAGCTGCAGTCCTACAAATCCGCTCAGTGGAGGGCAGGAAGAAGGCCTTCTCCACATGTGGCTCCCACCTAACTGTGGTCTGCCTCTTCTATGGGTCTGGTATCTTCAACTATATGCATCTGGGTTCAGAGGAGGCTTCAGATAAAGATAAAGGGGTTGGAGTTTTCAACACAGTTATCAATCCCATGCTGAACCCACTTATCTACAGCCTTAGAAACCCTGATGTTCAGGGCGCCCTGTGGCAGGTACTTGTAGGGAGGCGGTCACTGACATGAGAAGGTGATAGGGTCCCTCCTTTCCTACCTTTTCTGGGTTGGGAAAAATTTCCCAGAAGGGCAGTAACCTGAATAAATGGTTCAtaaccatttttcctttttcctggtgCCTGAAGATTTGTGTGATGTGTTTGTCCTGCAAAGAAACCCTACataattcattcacttattcatacaacagatatttattgaattgttTCTATGATCCAGATTCTCTTCTAGGGCACTGGTGAACACAACAGACAGAAGTCTCTGTGACTTCTGAATGTGCAATTCACATTCTCATGAAGAGagacaaaataaatgaagtaaattaGCATTGTATATGGTATATCACAGAATAATGAATGCTGCAGTGAAAACCAAGTTAAGGTGGGGGATTTAAAGTTAGGTTCTGCAGGGCAAGTTCTCAGGACAAGTTGTTACCTTGTTTTTGGCCATGCTCAATTTCCTGGTAGACCTGAAGCCTTGAAAGTCTGGTAGGTCATAGGGGCAATGTCCTATAGAAAAGGGCAGTTAATCACCAAGAATATCACTGCTAAGTTTTCTTCTGGTGGGGATGTGAGATTCCCTTTAGATCAAAGTGAAGACTGCTGTCTTAAACTATGGGCTCAGTGCCAAGGATTATTCTATTCCACTGCTCACATTTCACCTCTAAGAAAATCACTTCCTTCTCTTCACTACCAGACAAGAATCTCATAGTATGCCTAGGACACAGGTAGGGTCTTGAGACAGAAAGAGCCCACTAAATGAAAGCATCATTAATGCATTCATCATATATCTTAAGATTAAAAAAGTAATGTTCCATCTCCATCCTCTACTGTCTTTCTCTCTTAACATCtccttcctcatatatatgataaagcctttgaaagaataaacatttaTACTGCTACAAGGTCCTAAGAATTTTCAATGTAGAGTGTCCAATATAACTTTCTGCTCCAGTCTTACCTTTTCCCCCCAAACCTCCTAACTCAAAAAATATCCATAAATGTAGTCCCTATGAGTGATGCCTCTTTGTCTCCTTCTAATGTTATTTTATTAGTACACCAGTACAACTCCAACCTAGAGAATTTCTTCATCTTGATGTTTATCCAGATTTCAGCTCATCCATTTCTGAGTTGTACCTTTTCTTCAGCTTCCCTTGGAAGGCTGCTTACCCTGTCCTGGTAATTCTGCTGTTTCTCTGCTGTATTGTTCCTCAAACTGTCTATGACTACACCTGGAGATTGGCTTCTCTGTGACCTCTTCTTAGGGCCATGAAACTGGAAGGATGGGCTGAGATGAAGATGGGAAGAAAAGGCATGAGAGTGAGAAGTAAGACAGGAATGAGGGTGGAGGAATGAAGATGAAATATGAGGACATAGGGAGGGATGGGACAGGATGGTGAGCAAAAGGggtaagaaggaaaaagaaattagggaAGGATGTGAGAGgatgggagaggagaaaggatgaGAGAATTAGGAGTATCAAATTAGATGCCTAAGGAATGTTGATGAGGTCAAAGGTGGGTGTAGAGAAAATGAAGAATGAATAAGGATGGGAGATGAGAATAAAATTCCTATATGGAATCACTTCCCATTAGCATATGGCCATGGGATGAGTAGCacctttgatgttactgttgGGCCCCACACTTCCaaccaggaaaagaaaagttttaagtTTTGCTGAAGGTAGAATGATGCAAAGCAGTCTAGGTACTCCTCTTCTGCTTCCTCTGGCTATGAAATGATCCTCAAAGGACAGAGAGTAGGACTGAGagatggaggagaggagagaggatgtGTGTGCTGAGGGTTCATCCTCCACAGCCCCATTGGGCCATCAAAGTCATCAGCCTCCCGCCTTTGGGTGCAGTGCCTGCCAAGATGGACTAAAGAACAGAGATGAAGTGTGTCTCTTTCCTGATACTCTCCAGACATTTTGGGGTTAAAGAGAATGAGCTTCCCTCCAAGGGAAAAATTCTTGAGAATGAAAACCATGAATGTGGACTTTAGCCACTGCTCTGTGACCTTAAAAAGTTCTTTCCTATGGCTGGGCTTGTTTCTACTTGTACCATAAGGAACTGGGACAATATCATCTCTCCAAAGTTCTTCACGTTAAGTGACCTTTGATTAGAATAGTCTGGATGAACCTTTTCATTGGGCTGAACCCAGAAAACATTTTGAGAGCGTTACTACCACCACTCCTTCGACCCCATGAGCATTTAACATTGCCCCAAACCTTCTATCTATTACACGCAAAGATCCCCAGTCTTTGACATCACTTCCTCCTGAACATTCATTCCAAACACTTAAGGGTGTTTTCCTTGGAAATTATCTCCTCTGTTCTGCCTATCCTCCAAGGCCAAAGGGTTTCTTTAACAGGTGAGAAACTTGTATTTCCCTTGGTATTTCTCTCTTTGTGCCCCTGAATGTGTTATATTGACAGATTTTTCTGCTTTTGAACCATCCTTACATTCCAAAGATATACTCCACATGAATATGCTGCATTTTTTTAATACAGTTAGAATCAGATAATATTTTGTTcagagttttctctttttgtttataaCTTAAAGGTTTATAATTTacttatatcatttttttctggttttctagCTCATAATGAGCTTGTAGTTTTGCTTGAAAGTTCCCTTAAAGTTTGGCTATGGAGTTATTCTGGAGGGGCAGTTGAGAAGCCCAAAACtatcattttactttcttcaatgcttgtaggtctattaaattttatatttcttcttggACCAATTTAGaatgtcatatttttttccaggaaGTCTCCAGTTATATACATTAGGTATATAGTGGTTCACAATACTCATCGTGtttaagtaaacatttttataacaTACAGACGTGCAGGGAGCATAAATGTGGAAACAGTGGCATAGTTTCTTAAATCTCCCTCCTCAAAAAGAAAATAGTGCAACAAAGATAGCAAAACCCAAACCTCTTCAACATCTACAATAAAACTATGACAAATATAAGTAGTTACTTCTTTAGGATTACTCTTCTTGTTCTGTCTCCAATTTATTAATTTGGATACTTAGATCATTTGTTTTCAACTGCAGTTCTTTCCTGATAAACCTATTTAAAACTGAAACTATATCTTTTAAtcaaatttgcttttaatttgtagtttttctttattgttttttagttccaaatatttcataatttcccTCATGATTTCCTTTTGAACCTAAAGTCTATTTTGTACGCTTCACTTCTAGTAATACCTTCTTAAATTTCCAGATATTTGGTAATTTTAGGACTatcctatttcatttttttaaaatagaagtataatcagtttataatgctgtgtcaatatctggtgtacagcacaatgcttcagtcatacatgaacatacgtatattcattttcactagAACTGTTCTTTTAGGATTAATCTCAAACTTTAGTGCAGTATGGTTAGAAAACATATTTGTATTATGCATTATAGATCAAGAACATATCAGTGGAGAATGAATATGTTTTCATTAGAATGTAGTGAGACTTTCTTTGTGGCAAAGTACATGCTACCGTTTCATGTTTGCTTAAAAGAATGGGTATTCTCTGTTAGGGGATGTtgtaatatacataaaacatGCAAACTCAGTCATTTCCATTTGCtagatttttttctgaatttttttctcatttactgCTTTCTATTTAACAGGACTTTCTCCTTGAGGTTGGTTTGAAAGTTACACATTCTGTTTTGCAAGCAAGGATGCTTCCTCTTACAACACATATCATTTTAATTTATCCCCacagatttcttaaaaacatCTACATTTCCCCCCAAAAGCCATTTATCATGCTTTCATGTCCTTTTATTCCTCTCCCCTCATCCACTAAATAGTTGACGTTATCtagtattttagaattttatttcagacattttctgtattttgtcttGCTCTTTTAGTCAACAAGAATAAACTTTACTATATTATTTTCCCACTTCATTTTCCATAACTGTCACAtcattttttctgaatatatttcccttctTATCTGAGTTCTTTGTTCAAGGGTGTTTTCAAGGCACATCTTGTCTGGAGAACTTTTTAGGCCTTCTGTAATTGAGAATAATTGTGCCCTCAAATTTAACTGACTCTTTGGCTGGATGttaatttatatactttttaaacattttttattgagttatagtcattttacaatgttgtgtcaaattccattgtagtgcacatacatttttttaagttattttcttgtactttttaaGATTATCcaactgtttttttaaatgtgacatCTTGTTGAGAAATCTGAATTCAATCTTAATTTTGCTTCTTTATATGtaatcctctctttctctctggaagCTTTGAAAACTTTTACTTTGTGGTGTTCTTAAATTATATGGTgttcagagatttttaaaaattattacttttcTTGAGAATTTCATGGGCTGTCTCATTCATAAGTTGTTCATATACTGTATTTCTGGAAAATCTATGAACATTACTCCTTGAAacatttccttccctcttctctctctttttatggGACTTTCATTTGTAGAAGTTGACctttttatttatatcttctctctctcttacccctcccccatttttggtatttttattcttcaggGCTTACTGCCTTTAGGAGAGTACCACTATCTGATATTGTGGATTTCTGGATCACTAATTCGTTTCTTTCCTGCACCCATCCTGCCATTTATCTTCTCTGTTGACTTATTTACTTCAACTAACATGTTTCATAATGaatatttccctttgttctttttatgcTTTATATTCTCAGTATCTTCCCTAATATCCTTGAGTATTTTCATcaggcttattttaaaattctaactcTTTTCCAATAATTTAGACTCACATGgcatacattatttatttttattctggttgTGCTCTCTGATGTCAGGTTAATTTGACATGTGTACTCATGATCCCAGAGATATTGCTGCCCTGTTTGATAACTGGTCAGGCCCTAGCTTTGTCCCTCTAGTTATTCACTTGAAGGAGGGTATGGGGACAGGATGGTCCCCAGAGAATGTCTCAGGCACCGCACAATTATCAGCCATTCCCACTTGTTGCCACTCCACGTAGAAACATCTACGATCACTAGGAAGAAGGCATCTTCTTAGCTTGTATTCCAAAAGCCTTAAGGATTTAAAGAGAGACCAAGTGAGTGGCCATGAGCTCACCTGTTTCTATCAGCTCTCCATGCTTGCAGGGCTTTTAACTGCCATCATGGCACCCCATGGAGAAGAGATGGCTGGCTTTCCCCCAATGGAAGGTTTTTGCTTCTTCCACATTAATATAATATTATCTGGGCATTTGGACaccaaatataataaatacatttccCAGGCTCAGCTGCAGCTAGGTGAGGCCAAGTGACcaagttctggccaataagaCATAAATGGAAGAGGTCTGTGCAGCTTCCCCCAGATTTTGGCCTTCATGGGAAAGGTTGTGTCCTCTACttgacttttcctttttattatcagTTAAAATGGAGACTTATTGGCAGAAGTTTAACAGTCACCTCGGACTACACTATGGAACCATTCTTTGAGGCTGGCAGAAAATCAAGAGCCTGAATTCTTTATAATTATGTGAGGCTTTTGGAATACAAGCTATATCAACATACCATGAGACTGCTTATCagtacatgaaagaaaaataaatgcccaACTTGTTAAAGCTACAATTATTCAGAATTTCCCTATTATAATAGCTAAACCATTATCATGTTCCCTACAAAATCCTACATACATAAGCAGGACAAATATCAAAAATTTCATTTCATGGAAGAAAATACTAGACTTATACAAAATAAGTGTGGGCACTTAGGTTAGGATCCAGGACTCCTGGGACCCAGCCCAGGATGCTTTCCTCATGAAACTTGGTGATGAGTTTGTTCCATGGTCTTCACGTTAGACGATGATTCTGCCCTCACTCTCTGCCTTGGTATGGGCTTCTGAATTTTATaatgtagaaataaaaatcagactCTCCAATCAtctttgattcagtcttggttgAGACTAGAGGACCCACACATTGCAACAGAAAGAACCTTGAGAAGACACAAGATTCCTTGAGTGCAAATGGCAAAGTCAGTATCACGATCAGTCCTGGCTTAAGCAGGTAAGGAAGAAGGTTAGAAAATAGCTACACACTAGTTACCATAATTTTTaccttaagtttatttatttatcttctcaTTATTAATTGTTCATAAACCTGTTTACTGAAAATAACATAGATCATTCCTGTATTGTTGAGAGCTTTGTTTTAACGGCTACAAGGATTTTTGATTCATAAGCTTCATTCA
This is a stretch of genomic DNA from Camelus bactrianus isolate YW-2024 breed Bactrian camel chromosome 16, ASM4877302v1, whole genome shotgun sequence. It encodes these proteins:
- the LOC105065171 gene encoding olfactory receptor 3A2, which produces MEPESGTNRTTVTEFILLGLLEMEKLQPVVFVLFLFAYLVTVGGNLSILAAILVEPKLHTPMYFFLGNLSVLDVGCITVTVPAMLAHLLTHKHTIPYAACLSQLFFFHLLAGMDCFLLTAMAYDLFLAICRPLTYSIRMSQTVQWILVAVSWVCAFTNALTHTVALTTLNFCGPSEVNHFYCDLPQLFQLSCSSTQLNKQLLFGVGFIMAGEPVVLIITSYIHVAAAVLQIRSVEGRKKAFSTCGSHLTVVCLFYGSGIFNYMHLGSEEASDKDKGVGVFNTVINPMLNPLIYSLRNPDVQGALWQVLVGRRSLT